One window of Campylobacter sp. RM12651 genomic DNA carries:
- the aspA gene encoding aspartate ammonia-lyase, protein MRLEHDFLGELEIADDIYYGVQTLRAVQNFDISGKRLKDFPRLIISFAKVKKAAALANYELGLINEEIKNAICFACDELIAGKYKDQFVVDMIQGGAGTSTNMNANEVIANIALEKLGHKKGEYEYCHPNDHVNLSQSTNDAYPTSLRVALYDYLSDLMKAMNYLKAAYERKAIEFKDIIKMGRTQLQDAVPMTLGREFKTFAVMLGEDIQRVSEARSLILEINLGATAIGTGINSHPDYPPIVAKHLQYITGANFVIADDLIEATQDTGAFVQISGVLKRVATKLSKVCNDLRLLSSGPKCGLNEINLPKMQPGSSIMPGKVNPVIPEVVNQVCYYVIGADVSVTLACEGGQLQLNVFEPLAAYSLLNSICMLERSMKTLADKCIDGITANKQICEDFVMNSIGIVTALNPYIGYENSASIAKVALQTGARVYDLVLERKLMDKEKLDKILSPEFMLKPHMGEIK, encoded by the coding sequence ATGAGATTAGAACACGATTTTTTAGGCGAACTTGAAATTGCTGATGATATTTATTATGGAGTTCAGACCTTAAGAGCAGTGCAAAATTTTGACATTTCAGGAAAGCGTTTAAAGGACTTTCCAAGACTAATTATATCTTTTGCGAAAGTAAAAAAAGCAGCAGCTTTAGCTAATTATGAATTAGGCTTAATTAATGAAGAGATTAAAAACGCTATTTGTTTTGCTTGTGATGAATTAATAGCTGGAAAATATAAAGACCAATTCGTTGTAGATATGATACAAGGTGGTGCAGGAACTTCTACAAATATGAATGCAAATGAAGTTATAGCAAATATTGCTTTAGAAAAATTAGGGCATAAAAAAGGTGAGTATGAGTATTGCCATCCAAATGACCATGTGAATTTATCTCAAAGCACAAATGATGCTTATCCAACATCTTTAAGAGTTGCTTTATATGATTATTTAAGCGATTTAATGAAAGCTATGAATTATTTAAAAGCAGCTTATGAAAGAAAAGCAATTGAGTTTAAAGATATTATAAAAATGGGAAGAACCCAGCTTCAAGACGCAGTTCCGATGACTTTAGGAAGAGAATTTAAAACTTTTGCTGTAATGCTTGGCGAAGATATACAAAGAGTTAGCGAAGCAAGAAGCTTAATTTTAGAAATTAACTTGGGTGCAACTGCTATTGGAACAGGAATTAATTCTCATCCTGATTATCCACCAATCGTTGCAAAACACCTTCAATACATAACAGGTGCAAATTTTGTAATAGCAGATGATTTAATAGAAGCTACACAAGATACAGGAGCTTTCGTTCAAATTAGTGGAGTTTTAAAAAGAGTTGCAACAAAATTAAGTAAAGTTTGCAATGATTTAAGATTACTTTCTAGTGGTCCAAAATGTGGCTTAAATGAAATTAACTTACCAAAAATGCAACCAGGCTCATCAATTATGCCAGGTAAGGTAAATCCAGTTATCCCTGAAGTAGTAAATCAAGTGTGTTATTATGTAATTGGTGCTGATGTTAGTGTTACTTTAGCTTGTGAAGGCGGACAATTACAATTAAATGTATTTGAACCACTTGCAGCATATAGTTTATTAAATAGTATTTGTATGCTTGAGCGTTCTATGAAGACTTTAGCTGATAAATGTATAGATGGTATCACAGCAAATAAACAAATATGCGAAGATTTTGTGATGAATAGTATAGGAATTGTAACTGCACTAAATCCTTATATAGGTTATGAAAATAGTGCAAGTATTGCAAAAGTTGCATTGCAAACGGGTGCAAGAGTTTATGATTTAGTTTTAGAGCGTAAATTAATGGATAAAGAAAAGCTTGATAAGATTTTAAGTCCTGAGTTTATGTTAAAGCCACATATGGGAGAAATTAAATAA